In one window of Streptomyces sp. FXJ1.172 DNA:
- a CDS encoding ABC transporter ATP-binding protein, which translates to MAEPTARDAAETPNTAPVDKVEASTEEAAIAAVEAPVERGEPILQVRNLVKHFPLTQGILFKRQIGAVKAVDGVSFDLYQGETLGIVGESGCGKSTVAKLLMNLEKATAGEVFYKGQDITRLSGRALKAVRRNIQMVFQDPYTSLNPRMTVGDIIGEPYEIHPEVAPKGDRRRKVQELLDVVGLNPEHINRYPHQFSGGQRQRIGIARGLALNPEIIICDEPVSALDVSVQAQVINLMERLQDEFNLSYIFIAHDLSIVRHISDRVGVMYLGKMAEIGSDEQIYEHPTHPYTQALLSAVPVPDPEARENRERIILTGDVPSPANPPSGCRFRTRCWKAQDKCAEEIPVLAVPERFQGSDSPAAHESACHFAEEKDVVHAA; encoded by the coding sequence ATGGCTGAGCCCACGGCTCGGGACGCGGCCGAGACCCCGAACACCGCGCCGGTGGACAAGGTCGAGGCGTCCACCGAGGAAGCTGCCATCGCCGCCGTCGAGGCCCCGGTGGAGCGTGGGGAGCCGATCCTCCAGGTGCGCAACCTGGTGAAGCACTTCCCGCTCACCCAGGGGATCCTGTTCAAGCGCCAGATCGGCGCGGTCAAGGCGGTCGACGGTGTGTCCTTCGACCTCTACCAGGGCGAGACCCTGGGCATCGTCGGCGAGTCCGGCTGTGGCAAGTCCACGGTCGCCAAGCTGCTGATGAACCTCGAGAAGGCCACCGCCGGCGAGGTGTTCTACAAGGGACAGGACATCACCAGGCTGTCCGGCCGCGCCCTGAAGGCGGTGCGCCGGAACATCCAGATGGTGTTCCAGGACCCGTACACCTCGCTCAACCCGCGGATGACGGTCGGCGACATCATCGGCGAGCCCTACGAGATCCACCCCGAGGTGGCTCCGAAGGGCGACCGGCGCCGCAAGGTGCAGGAGCTGCTGGACGTCGTCGGCCTCAACCCCGAGCACATCAACCGCTACCCGCACCAGTTCTCCGGCGGTCAGCGCCAGCGCATCGGCATCGCCCGCGGCCTCGCGCTCAACCCCGAGATCATCATCTGCGACGAGCCGGTCTCCGCCCTGGACGTCTCCGTCCAGGCGCAGGTCATCAACCTGATGGAGCGACTGCAGGACGAGTTCAACCTGTCCTACATCTTCATCGCGCACGACCTGTCGATCGTCCGGCACATCTCGGACCGCGTGGGTGTGATGTACCTCGGCAAGATGGCCGAGATCGGCTCGGACGAGCAGATCTACGAACACCCGACGCACCCCTACACCCAGGCGCTGCTCTCCGCCGTCCCGGTCCCGGACCCGGAGGCCCGCGAGAACCGCGAGCGGATCATCCTCACCGGCGACGTCCCGTCCCCGGCCAACCCGCCGTCGGGCTGCCGCTTCCGCACCCGCTGCTGGAAGGCCCAGGACAAGTGCGCCGAGGAGATCCCGGTGCTCGCCGTGCCCGAGCGCTTCCAGGGCTCGGACTCCCCGGCGGCCCACGAGTCGGCCTGCCACTTCGCCGAGGAGAAGGACGTGGTCCACGCGGCCTGA
- a CDS encoding peptide ABC transporter substrate-binding protein, translating to MRGAKGARWAAVAIVVAMGATACGGGGDTGNGNAGGKNNGVVSVEIGQPQNTLVPSNTYETEGGQVIHALFTGLTKIDPNNKIVNDEAQSITTKDNKVWTIKLKPGYTFHNGEAVTAQSYVDAWNYGADQTNAQQTNALFSHIAGYTDLNPGPKKTVKTHTLSGLKAVDANTLQVTLTAPFSAFPTQLSFTGFVPLPKAFFKDPKGFGKKPIGNGPYEAKTSFVDNEGISLTKYAKYPDASQYNVKGIDFKVYSQQDTAYKDLVAGNLDVLPVIPTSGLATYKKDLPGHTIDVPEGATGYIGFPLKYNKAFANPKIRQAISMSIDRDTIASKVFLGARTAADDYVPPLIDGYRKGACGEACTFNPTKAKQLFTEAGGLPGNSLEIGYNADGDHKVWVEAVANEIQKSLGVKVTAKPFEQFQSILNDLDAKKYQGAFRMGWQMDYPNMEDFLRPVFSKDAIQNGSNYAGYTNDQFEQLLSQGDQATSQADAIKKYQAADDVLLKDLPYIPVYFYRLNTGFSNKISSMNIIAHQIDWTSVKLA from the coding sequence ATGCGTGGTGCCAAGGGCGCCAGGTGGGCCGCGGTCGCGATAGTCGTGGCCATGGGTGCGACCGCTTGTGGTGGCGGCGGAGACACTGGCAACGGCAATGCCGGCGGTAAGAACAACGGCGTGGTGTCGGTCGAGATCGGTCAGCCGCAGAACACGCTGGTCCCGTCGAACACGTACGAGACCGAGGGCGGCCAGGTCATCCACGCCCTGTTCACCGGTCTGACGAAGATCGACCCGAACAACAAGATCGTCAACGACGAGGCCCAGTCCATCACCACGAAGGACAACAAGGTCTGGACGATCAAGCTGAAGCCGGGCTACACCTTCCACAACGGCGAGGCGGTCACCGCGCAGTCCTACGTCGACGCCTGGAACTACGGCGCCGACCAGACCAACGCCCAGCAGACCAACGCCCTCTTCAGCCACATCGCGGGCTACACGGACCTCAACCCGGGCCCGAAGAAGACGGTCAAGACCCACACGCTGTCCGGCCTGAAGGCGGTCGACGCCAACACGCTGCAGGTCACCCTGACGGCGCCGTTCTCGGCGTTCCCGACCCAGCTGTCGTTCACCGGCTTCGTGCCGCTGCCGAAGGCGTTCTTCAAGGACCCCAAGGGCTTCGGCAAGAAGCCGATCGGCAACGGCCCCTACGAGGCGAAGACGTCCTTCGTCGACAACGAGGGCATCAGCCTGACCAAGTACGCCAAGTACCCCGACGCGTCCCAGTACAACGTCAAGGGCATCGACTTCAAGGTCTACTCGCAGCAGGACACCGCCTACAAGGACCTGGTCGCCGGCAACCTCGACGTCCTGCCGGTCATCCCGACCTCGGGTCTGGCCACGTACAAGAAGGACCTGCCGGGCCACACCATCGACGTCCCCGAGGGCGCGACCGGTTACATCGGCTTCCCGCTGAAGTACAACAAGGCCTTCGCGAACCCGAAGATCCGTCAGGCCATCTCCATGTCCATCGACCGGGACACCATCGCCTCGAAGGTGTTCCTCGGTGCCCGTACCGCGGCCGACGACTACGTTCCGCCGCTGATCGACGGCTACCGCAAGGGTGCCTGCGGTGAGGCGTGCACCTTCAACCCGACCAAGGCGAAGCAGCTCTTCACGGAGGCGGGCGGTCTGCCCGGCAACTCCCTGGAGATCGGCTACAACGCGGACGGCGACCACAAGGTCTGGGTCGAGGCCGTGGCCAACGAGATCCAGAAGTCCCTCGGCGTCAAGGTGACGGCCAAGCCGTTCGAGCAGTTCCAGTCCATCCTGAACGACCTGGACGCCAAGAAGTACCAGGGCGCCTTCCGTATGGGCTGGCAGATGGACTACCCGAACATGGAGGACTTCCTCCGCCCGGTGTTCTCCAAGGACGCCATCCAGAACGGCTCGAACTACGCCGGTTACACCAACGACCAGTTCGAGCAGCTGCTGAGCCAGGGCGACCAGGCGACCAGCCAGGCCGACGCCATCAAGAAGTACCAGGCCGCGGACGACGTCCTGCTCAAGGACCTGCCGTACATCCCGGTGTACTTCTACCGTCTGAACACGGGCTTCAGCAACAAGATCAGCTCGATGAACATCATCGCTCACCAGATCGACTGGACGAGCGTCAAGCTCGCCTGA
- a CDS encoding ABC transporter family substrate-binding protein yields the protein MSHDGVGPRPSAVMRGALFLTAGALAVPFLAGCGSDDEVVNKPLAGQDIAPVSRNLVADGGTLKWAVDAVPETLNAFQADADAGTTRIAQAVLPSMFRLDADGRPVPNSAYLESAKVIATEPRQVVQYKLNQQAVWSDGREIGAADFLAQWRALSGKNSAYWTARNAGYDRIEKIERGANDLQVRVTFSRPYADWKSLFSPLYPKDVMGTPDAFNDGARRKLKVTAGPFTLGKVDTAAKDVVLTRNPRWWGQSAKLSEIVLHAVPRDKRAAALADGSVDVADLDPAEAQRIGLAAQGAANPLQGSGRTSVKKLRSWALAHGLGPGKDADRTELRKAISDYLGEQQALGGFDVRRSLEPAYTQLALNGSEGALADERVRRAVARALDRRQLARLVLTPLGLPAVPVGSHLALAGQADYADSSGALGEQDTKEAAALLGDAGWVAGGPVKEQKKPDKAAGSESDKSDKGDKSSKEDPSDGGKDGQYIVGEDDKSGGRGDGGDRRLAQESRHGGAPGAYAPKGTAAPAGPPAGPLAKDGKPLLLRFVLPTGPGSETLDAVAGRISAMLEKVGIRTTISKVSDDSYFKDHIASGDYDLALYSWPSSAFPATDARPIYAKPVPAADGSLNVEQNYTRVGTDQVDQLFDEAAATLDENEARSLIHKADSRIWAAAGSIPLFQRPQLVGVRRNIVNAGAFGFQTPVYEDMGFLEKGAKGPQSPEAGPKN from the coding sequence ATGTCCCACGACGGAGTCGGACCCAGGCCCAGCGCGGTCATGCGTGGGGCGCTCTTCCTCACCGCCGGCGCGCTGGCGGTGCCGTTCCTCGCCGGCTGCGGCTCCGACGACGAGGTCGTCAACAAGCCCCTCGCCGGACAGGACATCGCCCCGGTCTCCCGGAACCTGGTCGCCGACGGCGGCACGCTGAAGTGGGCCGTCGACGCCGTCCCCGAGACCCTCAACGCCTTCCAGGCCGACGCCGACGCCGGCACCACCCGGATCGCCCAGGCCGTCCTGCCGTCGATGTTCCGTCTCGACGCCGACGGGCGGCCGGTGCCCAATTCCGCGTATCTCGAGTCGGCCAAGGTCATCGCGACCGAGCCGCGCCAGGTCGTGCAGTACAAGCTGAACCAGCAGGCCGTGTGGAGCGACGGCCGGGAGATCGGGGCCGCCGACTTCCTCGCCCAGTGGCGCGCCCTGTCCGGCAAGAACAGCGCCTACTGGACCGCCCGCAACGCCGGCTACGACCGCATCGAGAAGATCGAGCGCGGCGCGAACGACCTCCAGGTCCGGGTCACGTTCTCCCGCCCCTACGCCGACTGGAAGTCGCTGTTCTCACCGCTGTACCCGAAGGACGTCATGGGCACCCCGGACGCCTTCAACGACGGCGCCCGCCGCAAGCTGAAGGTCACCGCCGGCCCCTTCACGCTCGGCAAGGTCGACACCGCCGCGAAGGACGTCGTCCTCACCCGCAACCCCCGCTGGTGGGGCCAGTCGGCGAAGCTGTCCGAGATCGTGCTGCACGCCGTACCCCGCGACAAGCGGGCCGCCGCGCTCGCCGACGGCAGCGTCGACGTCGCCGACCTCGACCCGGCCGAGGCCCAGCGGATCGGGCTCGCCGCCCAGGGCGCCGCGAACCCGCTCCAGGGCTCCGGCAGGACCTCGGTGAAGAAGCTGCGCTCCTGGGCGCTCGCGCACGGCCTCGGCCCCGGCAAAGACGCCGACCGGACGGAGCTGCGCAAGGCCATCAGCGACTATCTGGGCGAGCAGCAGGCGCTGGGCGGGTTCGACGTCCGCAGGTCGCTGGAGCCCGCCTACACCCAGCTCGCCCTCAACGGCTCCGAGGGGGCCCTCGCCGACGAACGGGTCCGCCGGGCCGTCGCCCGCGCCCTGGACCGCAGGCAACTGGCCCGGCTGGTGCTCACCCCGCTGGGCCTGCCCGCGGTCCCGGTCGGCAGCCACCTCGCCCTGGCCGGACAGGCCGACTACGCGGACAGCAGCGGCGCACTCGGCGAGCAGGACACCAAGGAGGCGGCGGCGCTGCTCGGCGACGCCGGCTGGGTGGCCGGCGGGCCGGTCAAGGAGCAGAAGAAGCCCGATAAGGCGGCCGGCTCCGAGAGCGACAAGAGTGATAAAGGCGACAAAAGCAGCAAAGAGGATCCGTCCGACGGCGGCAAGGACGGGCAGTACATCGTCGGCGAGGACGACAAGAGCGGGGGCCGCGGTGACGGCGGCGACCGGCGCCTGGCGCAGGAGAGCAGGCACGGGGGAGCACCCGGGGCCTACGCCCCCAAGGGCACGGCCGCCCCGGCCGGCCCGCCGGCCGGACCGCTCGCCAAGGACGGCAAGCCGCTCCTGCTGCGCTTCGTGCTGCCCACCGGCCCCGGCTCCGAGACCCTGGACGCGGTCGCCGGGCGGATCTCGGCCATGCTGGAGAAGGTCGGCATCCGGACGACGATCAGCAAGGTCTCGGACGACAGCTACTTCAAGGACCACATCGCCTCCGGCGACTACGACCTCGCGCTGTACTCGTGGCCCTCGTCCGCGTTCCCGGCGACCGACGCCCGGCCGATCTACGCCAAGCCGGTGCCCGCCGCCGACGGCTCGCTGAACGTCGAGCAGAACTACACGCGGGTCGGCACGGACCAGGTGGACCAGCTGTTCGACGAGGCCGCGGCGACCCTGGACGAGAACGAGGCGCGCTCACTGATCCACAAGGCGGACTCGCGGATCTGGGCGGCGGCCGGGTCCATTCCGCTGTTCCAGCGGCCCCAGCTGGTGGGGGTGAGGCGGAACATCGTCAACGCCGGCGCCTTCGGATTCCAGACGCCGGTCTACGAGGACATGGGCTTCCTGGAGAAGGGCGCGAAGGGTCCCCAGAGCCCCGAGGCCGGCCCGAAGAACTGA
- a CDS encoding ABC transporter ATP-binding protein yields the protein MTHSGQQVPPLLSARGLQVAFPGRHGGAPARAVDGVELDIRAGEIVALVGESGCGKSTLARALLGLVRPTQGQVAFAGRPLRYSTRDLRSYRRRAQLVLQDPTGSLNPRHTVYDAVAEGLRIHGHRGDERVAVAEALSRAGLRPPERFFLRYPHELSGGQRQRVVIAGALVLEPELLVADEPVASLDASVRGEILALLLRLRADLGLAALVVTHDLGLAWNIADRVAVMYLGRIVETGSVEQVLTAPQHPYTQALLSVLPEAGGEPVVLTGEPPDPARIPAGCRFHARCPVLAAGEAERTGVARACRTEDPGILGPGPRAQVACHWARASVADGATT from the coding sequence ATGACGCACTCCGGGCAGCAGGTACCGCCCCTGCTCAGCGCCCGCGGACTGCAGGTGGCCTTCCCCGGCCGGCACGGGGGCGCGCCGGCCCGCGCGGTCGACGGGGTCGAACTCGACATCCGGGCCGGTGAGATCGTGGCGCTGGTGGGCGAGTCGGGGTGCGGCAAATCCACCCTCGCCCGGGCGCTGCTGGGGCTGGTGCGGCCGACGCAGGGGCAGGTGGCCTTCGCCGGGCGCCCCTTGCGGTACTCGACGCGGGACCTGCGGTCGTACCGCCGGCGGGCCCAGCTGGTGCTGCAGGACCCCACCGGTTCCCTCAACCCCCGGCACACGGTGTACGACGCGGTGGCCGAGGGCCTGCGGATCCACGGGCACCGCGGGGACGAACGGGTGGCGGTCGCCGAGGCCCTGTCCCGGGCCGGGCTGCGCCCTCCGGAGCGGTTCTTCCTGCGCTACCCGCACGAGCTGTCCGGCGGGCAGCGGCAGCGGGTGGTGATCGCGGGTGCGCTGGTGCTGGAGCCCGAACTCCTGGTCGCCGACGAGCCGGTGGCCTCCCTGGACGCCTCGGTACGTGGCGAGATCCTGGCCCTGCTGCTCCGGCTGCGCGCCGACCTGGGGCTGGCGGCGCTGGTCGTGACCCACGATCTGGGGCTGGCGTGGAACATCGCCGACCGGGTGGCGGTGATGTACCTGGGGCGGATCGTGGAGACCGGCTCGGTCGAGCAGGTCCTGACCGCCCCACAACACCCTTACACCCAGGCCCTGTTGTCGGTCCTGCCGGAGGCCGGAGGTGAACCGGTGGTGCTGACCGGCGAACCGCCGGACCCCGCCCGCATCCCCGCCGGCTGCCGCTTCCACGCCCGCTGTCCGGTCCTCGCGGCCGGCGAGGCGGAACGCACGGGCGTGGCCCGGGCGTGCCGCACCGAGGACCCGGGGATCCTCGGCCCCGGCCCCCGGGCCCAGGTGGCCTGCCACTGGGCACGGGCCTCGGTGGCGGACGGGGCGACGACCTGA
- a CDS encoding ABC transporter permease, with amino-acid sequence MSEQIIERPVPADGPTAKAPEPDGKQERVASLWRDGWTDLRKRPMFLISAFVILCLLVLAIAPGMFTSRSPFSNGFCDLSNSLTGPGHGHWFGYDVQGCDIYTRTVWGTRNSIIVGVVSTILTTAIGGVIGMLAGLTGGWIDSLVSRFSEVFYALPILIGGLLIMSMVGSSNVWTVSIVLSVLGWPQVYRIMRGEVIGNKYNDYVAAARALGAGQMRIAFRHILPNTLAPIVVISTMNLGVYIATEAALSYLGIGVQSPNISWGLMISDAQDRWLTSPHALLFPAGALSVTVLAFIMLGDVVRDAFDPKLR; translated from the coding sequence ATGAGTGAACAGATCATCGAACGGCCCGTGCCCGCAGACGGCCCCACGGCCAAGGCGCCGGAGCCGGACGGCAAGCAGGAGCGCGTCGCCAGCCTCTGGCGCGACGGCTGGACCGACCTGCGCAAGCGGCCGATGTTCCTCATCTCGGCCTTCGTCATCCTGTGCCTGCTGGTGCTGGCCATCGCGCCCGGCATGTTCACCTCGCGGTCCCCGTTCAGCAACGGCTTCTGCGACCTGTCGAACTCGCTGACCGGCCCGGGCCACGGCCACTGGTTCGGCTACGACGTCCAGGGCTGCGACATCTACACCCGTACGGTGTGGGGCACCCGCAACTCGATCATCGTCGGTGTGGTCTCCACCATCCTGACGACGGCGATCGGTGGCGTCATCGGCATGCTGGCCGGTCTCACGGGCGGCTGGATCGACTCGCTGGTCTCCCGCTTCTCGGAGGTCTTCTACGCGCTGCCGATCCTCATCGGCGGTCTGCTGATCATGTCGATGGTCGGCAGCAGCAACGTGTGGACCGTCTCCATCGTGCTGTCCGTCCTCGGCTGGCCGCAGGTCTACCGGATCATGCGCGGTGAGGTCATCGGCAACAAGTACAACGACTACGTCGCCGCCGCCCGGGCGCTCGGCGCGGGCCAGATGCGGATCGCCTTCCGGCACATCCTGCCCAACACGCTCGCCCCGATCGTGGTCATCTCCACGATGAACCTGGGCGTCTACATCGCCACCGAGGCGGCGCTGTCCTACCTGGGCATCGGCGTCCAGTCCCCGAACATCTCCTGGGGCCTGATGATCAGTGACGCCCAGGACCGCTGGCTCACCTCACCGCACGCCCTGCTGTTCCCGGCCGGCGCGCTGAGTGTCACGGTGCTCGCGTTCATCATGCTCGGCGACGTGGTCCGCGACGCCTTCGACCCCAAGCTGCGCTGA
- a CDS encoding ABC transporter permease, which translates to MGRFVVRRVLQAIPVLIGVTFLIYCLVFLLPGDPIRALMGEKQDPHLALVLRARYHLDDPLVVQYWHYITGVFRGDLGTTYTGRSISDIVAQRFPVTLKLALTAFGFEAVIGILAGILSALKRGRFADNVVFIATLFLISIPVFVLGNVLQLELGVKFKLTPVAGIEDGWPASYVLPGLVLAATSMAYIARLTRTSMIESVRSDYVRTAIAKGLPRRRVIGIHALRNSLIPVVTFLGMDLGSLMGGAIITERVFNLPGIGGQLAQSVSLREGPVVVGLVTLLILIYLVANLVVDVLYAVLDPRIRYE; encoded by the coding sequence ATGGGCCGATTCGTCGTGCGCCGTGTGCTGCAGGCGATCCCTGTACTCATAGGCGTCACGTTCCTCATCTACTGCCTGGTCTTCCTGCTGCCAGGCGACCCGATCAGGGCCCTGATGGGCGAGAAGCAGGACCCCCACCTCGCCTTGGTGCTGCGCGCGCGGTACCACCTCGACGACCCGCTGGTGGTGCAGTACTGGCACTACATCACCGGCGTCTTCCGAGGCGACCTGGGCACCACCTACACCGGCCGGTCGATCAGTGACATCGTCGCCCAGCGCTTCCCGGTGACGCTGAAGCTGGCGCTGACGGCGTTCGGCTTCGAGGCGGTCATCGGCATCCTCGCCGGTATCCTCTCGGCGCTGAAGCGCGGCCGGTTCGCGGACAACGTGGTCTTCATCGCCACGCTGTTCCTGATCTCGATCCCGGTGTTCGTGCTCGGCAACGTCCTCCAGCTCGAACTGGGCGTCAAGTTCAAGCTGACGCCGGTCGCGGGCATCGAGGACGGCTGGCCCGCCAGCTATGTGCTGCCCGGCCTGGTGCTGGCGGCCACCTCGATGGCGTACATCGCGCGGCTGACCCGGACCAGCATGATCGAGTCGGTCCGCTCGGACTACGTCCGTACCGCCATCGCCAAGGGCCTGCCGCGCCGCCGTGTCATCGGCATCCACGCGCTGCGCAACTCCCTCATCCCCGTCGTCACCTTCCTCGGCATGGACCTCGGTTCGCTGATGGGTGGCGCGATCATCACGGAGCGGGTCTTCAACCTCCCCGGTATCGGCGGTCAGTTGGCCCAGTCCGTCTCCCTGCGCGAGGGGCCCGTCGTCGTGGGCCTGGTCACCCTGCTCATCCTGATCTACCTGGTGGCCAACCTCGTCGTCGACGTCCTCTACGCCGTGCTCGACCCGAGGATCCGCTATGAGTGA
- a CDS encoding ABC transporter ATP-binding protein encodes MTIIEDAAPASRGTGDEQTPLLEVRDLHVEFHTREGVAKAVNGVNYTVRPGETLAVLGESGSGKSVTAQAIMGILDMPPARIPQGEILFRGQDMLKMSGEERRKIRGAEIAMIFQDALSSLNPVLTVGYQLGEMFRVHRGMSRKEAKAKAIELMDLVKIPAAAARVNDYPHQFSGGMRQRIMIAMALALEPDLIIADEPTTALDVTVQAQVMDLLAELKNEFNMGLILITHDLGVVADVADKIAVMYAGRIVETAPVHELYKNPAHPYTRGLLDSIPRLDQKGQELYAIKGLPPNLLRIPDGCAFNPRCPKAQDVCRTDVPKLTQLTGDEGRELVGRRSACHFWKETLNG; translated from the coding sequence ATGACCATCATCGAGGACGCCGCTCCCGCCTCCCGCGGTACCGGCGACGAGCAGACGCCGCTGCTCGAAGTGCGCGACCTGCACGTCGAGTTCCACACCCGGGAGGGTGTCGCCAAGGCGGTCAACGGCGTCAACTACACGGTCCGGCCCGGCGAGACGCTCGCCGTGCTCGGCGAGTCCGGGTCCGGCAAGTCGGTCACCGCACAGGCGATCATGGGCATCCTGGACATGCCGCCGGCACGCATCCCGCAGGGGGAGATCCTCTTCCGCGGGCAGGACATGCTGAAGATGTCCGGTGAGGAGCGCCGGAAGATCCGCGGCGCCGAGATCGCGATGATCTTCCAGGACGCGCTGTCCTCGCTCAACCCGGTGCTGACCGTCGGCTACCAGCTCGGCGAGATGTTCCGGGTGCACCGGGGCATGTCCCGCAAGGAGGCCAAGGCCAAGGCCATCGAGCTGATGGACCTGGTGAAGATCCCGGCCGCGGCGGCGCGGGTCAACGACTACCCGCACCAGTTCTCCGGCGGTATGCGCCAGCGCATCATGATCGCCATGGCGCTCGCCCTGGAGCCCGACCTGATCATCGCCGACGAGCCGACCACCGCGCTCGACGTGACGGTCCAGGCCCAGGTCATGGATCTGCTCGCGGAACTCAAGAACGAGTTCAACATGGGCCTGATCCTGATCACCCACGACCTCGGCGTGGTCGCCGACGTCGCGGACAAGATCGCCGTGATGTACGCGGGCCGGATCGTCGAGACCGCCCCGGTGCACGAGCTGTACAAGAACCCCGCCCACCCGTACACCCGGGGTCTGCTCGACTCGATCCCGCGCCTGGACCAGAAGGGCCAGGAGCTGTACGCGATCAAGGGTCTGCCGCCCAACCTGCTGCGGATCCCGGACGGCTGTGCCTTCAACCCGCGCTGCCCCAAGGCGCAGGATGTGTGCCGTACGGACGTCCCGAAGCTCACCCAGCTCACCGGCGACGAGGGCCGGGAACTGGTCGGCCGCCGCAGCGCGTGCCACTTCTGGAAGGAGACCCTCAATGGCTGA
- the typA gene encoding translational GTPase TypA, with amino-acid sequence MTASSTRHDIRNVAIVAHVDHGKTTIVDGMLKQAGAFAAHQLDSVDDRMMDSNDLEREKGITILAKNTAVKYHPKDGGDPITINIIDTPGHADFGGEVERGLSMVDGVVLLVDASEGPLPQTRFVLRKALQQRLPVILCINKTDRPDSRIDEVVNETYDLFLDLDADEEQIEFPIVYACGRDGIASLTKPENGTVPADSDSLEPFFSTILEHIPAPTYDEDAPLQAHVTNLDADNFLGRIALLRVEQGELRKGQTVAWIKRDGSISNVRISELMMTEALTRKPAEKAGPGDICAVAGIPDIMIGETLADPENPVPLPLITVDEPAISMVIGTNTSPLVGRGGTGKGADAKSAVKDRKVTARQVKDRLDRELIGNVSLRVLETERPDAWEVQGRGELALAILVETMRREGYELTVGKPQVVTKDVDGKVYEPVERMTVDVPEEHMGAVTQLMGVRKGRMDNMSNHGSGWVRMEFVVPSRGLIGFRTEFLTQTRGTGIGHSIHEGHEPWFGTLQTRNNGSLVADRSGVVTAFAMTNLQERGVLFVEPGTEVYEGMIVGENSRADDMDVNITKEKKLTNMRSSTADVAESIVPPRKLSLEQSLEFCRDDECVEVTPEAVRIRKVNLDQRERARAASRAKHG; translated from the coding sequence ATGACGGCGTCTTCTACGCGTCACGACATCCGCAACGTCGCCATCGTCGCCCACGTCGACCACGGCAAGACCACCATCGTCGACGGCATGCTGAAGCAGGCCGGCGCGTTCGCCGCCCACCAGCTCGACTCGGTCGACGACCGCATGATGGACTCGAACGACCTGGAGCGTGAGAAGGGCATCACGATCCTCGCCAAGAACACCGCGGTCAAGTACCACCCGAAGGACGGCGGGGACCCGATCACCATCAACATCATCGACACCCCCGGCCACGCCGACTTCGGCGGCGAGGTCGAGCGCGGTCTGTCGATGGTCGACGGTGTCGTGCTGCTGGTGGACGCCTCCGAGGGCCCGCTGCCGCAGACCCGGTTCGTGCTGCGCAAGGCCCTCCAGCAGCGCCTGCCCGTCATCCTGTGCATCAACAAGACGGACCGCCCGGACTCCCGCATCGACGAGGTCGTCAACGAGACCTACGACCTCTTCCTCGACCTGGACGCGGACGAGGAGCAGATCGAGTTCCCGATCGTCTACGCCTGCGGCCGTGACGGCATCGCCTCGCTGACCAAGCCGGAAAACGGCACGGTCCCGGCCGACAGCGACAGCCTCGAGCCGTTCTTCTCCACGATCCTGGAGCACATCCCGGCCCCGACGTACGACGAGGACGCGCCGCTGCAGGCCCACGTCACCAACCTCGACGCCGACAACTTCCTCGGCCGTATCGCGCTGCTCCGCGTCGAGCAGGGCGAGCTGCGCAAGGGCCAGACCGTCGCCTGGATCAAGCGCGACGGCTCCATCAGCAACGTGCGCATCTCCGAGCTGATGATGACCGAGGCGCTCACCCGCAAGCCGGCCGAGAAGGCCGGCCCGGGTGACATCTGCGCTGTCGCCGGCATCCCCGACATCATGATCGGTGAGACGCTCGCGGACCCCGAGAACCCCGTCCCGCTGCCGCTGATCACGGTCGACGAGCCCGCGATCTCCATGGTGATCGGTACGAACACCTCGCCGCTGGTCGGCCGGGGCGGCACCGGCAAGGGCGCCGACGCGAAGTCGGCCGTCAAGGACCGCAAGGTCACCGCCCGCCAGGTCAAGGACCGCCTCGACCGCGAGCTGATCGGTAACGTCTCCCTCCGCGTCCTGGAGACCGAGCGCCCCGACGCCTGGGAGGTGCAGGGCCGTGGTGAGCTGGCGCTCGCCATCCTGGTCGAGACCATGCGCCGGGAGGGCTACGAGCTGACGGTGGGCAAGCCGCAGGTCGTCACCAAGGACGTCGACGGCAAGGTCTACGAGCCGGTCGAGCGCATGACGGTCGACGTGCCCGAGGAGCACATGGGCGCCGTCACCCAGCTGATGGGTGTCCGCAAGGGCCGCATGGACAACATGTCCAACCACGGCTCCGGCTGGGTGCGCATGGAGTTCGTCGTGCCCTCGCGCGGTCTGATCGGTTTCCGGACCGAGTTCCTGACCCAGACCCGCGGCACGGGTATCGGCCACTCCATCCACGAGGGCCACGAGCCCTGGTTCGGCACGCTGCAGACCCGTAACAACGGCTCGCTGGTCGCCGACCGCTCCGGTGTCGTCACCGCTTTCGCGATGACGAACCTCCAGGAGCGCGGCGTGCTCTTCGTGGAGCCGGGCACCGAGGTGTACGAGGGCATGATCGTCGGTGAGAACTCCCGCGCCGACGACATGGACGTCAACATCACCAAGGAGAAGAAGCTCACCAACATGCGGTCGTCCACGGCCGATGTGGCCGAGTCGATCGTGCCGCCGCGCAAGCTGTCGCTCGAGCAGTCGCTGGAGTTCTGCCGTGACGACGAGTGCGTCGAGGTGACCCCGGAGGCCGTTCGCATCCGCAAGGTGAACCTGGACCAGCGTGAGCGGGCCCGCGCCGCCAGCCGCGCCAAGCACGGCTGA